Proteins from a genomic interval of Rosa chinensis cultivar Old Blush chromosome 2, RchiOBHm-V2, whole genome shotgun sequence:
- the LOC112185970 gene encoding threonine synthase 1, chloroplastic, translating to MASSSLLHPSLSSLSPKRTVLYPTPTPKRSLSVTCTSSTFDPTSAAANNNSLPAQPPPLRTRAADENIRDEARRHRPTPHNFSAKYVPFNSVAGAASPESYSLDEIVYRSRSGGLLDVQHDMDALAKFDGAYWRRLFDSRVGRTTWPYGSGVWSKKEWVLPEIDDDDIVSAFEGNSNLYWAERFGKQFLGMNDLWVKHCGISHTGSFKDLGMTVLISQVNRLRKLKRPVVGVGCASTGDTSAALSAYCASAGIPSIVFLPANKISMAQLVQPIANGAFVLSIDTDFDGCMKLIREVTAELPIYLANSLNSLRLEGQKTAAIEILQQFDWEVPDWVIVPGGNLGNIYAFYKGFKMCQELGLVDRVPRLVCAQAANANPLYLYYKSGWKDFKAVRANTTFASAIQIGDPVSIDRAVYALKNCNGIVEEATEEELMDAMAQADSTGMFICPHTGVALTALKKLRKSGVIGAGDRTVVVSTAHGLKFTQSKVDYHSKAIPEMACRFANPPTEVKAEFGAVMDVLQEFLKSKKSK from the coding sequence ATGGCTTCCTCTTCCTTACTCcacccttctctctcctccctctcccCAAAACGCACCGTTTTATACCCAACGCCCACCCCCAAACGCTCACTCTCCGTAACCTGCACCTCCTCCACATTCGATCCCACCTCCGCCGCCGCCAACAACAACTCCCTTCCAGCTCAGCCGCCGCCTCTCCGTACCCGCGCCGCCGATGAGAACATTCGCGACGAGGCCCGGCGCCACCGCCCCACACCACACAACTTCTCAGCCAAGTACGTCCCCTTCAACTCGGTCGCCGGCGCCGCCTCGCCGGAGTCGTACTCGCTCGACGAGATCGTCTACCGCAGCCGCTCCGGCGGCCTGCTCGACGTCCAGCACGACATGGACGCCCTCGCCAAGTTCGACGGAGCGTACTGGCGCCGCCTCTTCGACTCGCGCGTCGGCCGCACCACCTGGCCCTACGGCTCCGGCGTCTGGAGCAAGAAGGAGTGGGTCCTCCCGGAGATCGACGACGACGACATCGTCAGCGCCTTCGAGGGAAACTCCAACCTCTACTGGGCCGAGCGCTTCGGCAAGCAGTTCCTCGGCATGAACGATCTCTGGGTCAAGCACTGCGGGATTTCCCACACCGGAAGCTTCAAAGACCTAGGCATGACCGTCCTCATCAGCCAGGTCAATCGTCTCCGCAAGCTCAAACGACCTGTCGTCGGAGTCGGCTGCGCCTCCACAGGCGACACGTCGGCGGCTCTATCTGCCTACTGTGCCTCCGCAGGTATCCCGTCTATAGTGTTTCTGCCGGCGAATAAGATCTCCATGGCGCAATTGGTCCAGCCGATTGCGAACGGGGCTTTCGTGCTGAGCATTGACACTGACTTCGACGGCTGTATGAAGCTGATTAGGGAAGTCACGGCGGAATTGCCGATTTACTTGGCCAATTCGCTCAACAGTTTGAGGCTGGAGGGGCAGAAGACGGCGGCGATTGAGATATTGCAGCAGTTTGATTGGGAAGTTCCGGATTGGGTCATTGTTCCGGGTGGGAATTTGGGGAATATTTACGCGTTTTACAAGGGGTTTAAAATGTGCCAGGAATTGGGGCTGGTGGATAGGGTTCCGAGGCTTGTTTGTGCTCAGGCGGCCAATGCCAACCCGCTCTACTTGTATTACAAGTCAGGGTGGAAGGATTTCAAGGCGGTGAGGGCCAACACCACGTTTGCTTCGGCTATACAGATTGGTGACCCTGTTTCGATTGATAGAGCTGTGTATGCTCTCAAGAATTGCAATGGGATTGTGGAGGAAGCTACTGAGGAGGAGCTGATGGATGCAATGGCGCAAGCTGATTCTACCGGGATGTTTATATGCCCTCACACGGGGGTGGCTCTAACGGCATTGAAGAAGCTTAGGAAGAGCGGGGTTATTGGGGCTGGTGATCGGACCGTGGTGGTTAGCACTGCCCATGGTTTGAAGTTTACACAGTCCAAGGTTGATTATCACTCCAAGGCCATACCGGAGATGGCTTGCCGGTTTGCCAATCCACCCACGGAGGTCAAGGCGGAGTTTGGGGCAGTCATGGATGTTCTTCAGGAGTTTTTGAAGTCTAAGAAGTCGAAGTGA